Genomic segment of Prochlorococcus marinus XMU1405:
CTTGTTGTGCTTTTCTTTGATTAACCATCCTGCCACCGAATAGACTTACAATTCCAAGGATTAATGGAAATATCATTAAAGCTGAAATCGTTAATATTTTATTTATAGAAAACATTGAAGGAATAGTGAAGGAATAAGCTAAGACAATGTTGCACAAGCTTAAAACAGTAAAACCTAAGAGTCTTCTTATGTTTTCAACATCGCTTGTAGCTCTACTAATAATGTCGCCACTACCTTTTTTTTGGATCCATTCTGGATCTTGAATAAGTAAATGGTCAAAAAGTTTTTGACGAAGATTTACCTCTACTTTTCTACCTATACCGAAAACAATCTGTCTTGAAAATAATCTTATTAAACCCATACAAGTCGCTAAAAATATTAACCACAATGATTTTGAAATAACAAAATCCGAAGACAACCCATTTTGTAATTGGTCAATTATATTTTTTACTTCTAAGGGTATTAGAACACTTAATATATTAACTATTAAGAGAGCTATAGCCCCATATAAAAATTCTTTTTTGTAAGGTCTTAGGTATTTAGATATAACTTTTATCTTTAAATTTTTCATTTTATTTTGCCAATATGATTAAGATAATGTTTCATTTTTGAATATGTGAGCTAATTTTATAAATGATTCAGTATTTATTTATGGGTAACGAGCAAACTCATCCATTACATGAAACAGACAAGAACATTATAGATTCCCTTATCACAAAAAAAACTCCAGAAGATCTTGACTATATAAATTTAGCTAGATTAATAAATCGTTATACAAATTTCCCGGGAGAAATTGAAATAAAAAATGATATTGAAAAGATTTTAAAATTTTGGAAAATCACTAAAAATGAACTTTTTTCAAAAACAAAAAATATTTGGTCAAAGAGCTTCAGGCCTTCTAACACAAATAAAGATTTGGTAGGCTCAGGTTTTGATACCTCAAATTAAATTTTATCTTAATAATTTTTCTTCAATAAATAAATGTACTCGAATCTATCAAATGCTGAAATCCTAAATAATTTATTAGAGGGAAGGAACCTTGATGATTTAACTTCTAGATCTTTAATGCAGAGATGGCTTAATGGTGAAATTTCAGATGTCGAAACAGGAGCTTTTTTGAGTGCTTTGAGAGCTAAGTGCTCTACGGGTGTCGAACTAAGTTCTATGGCTGAAGAACTTTTAAATGTTTGTAAATTGCCAATAGCAAGACCAAATTTGTACTTGGTAGATACTTGTGGTACTGGAGGGGATGGAGCTAATACATTTAATATTTCAACTGCAGTAGCATTTGTAGCTGCATCATGTGGAGTAAAAATTGCAAAACACGGAAATAAAAGTGCTAGTGGGAAAGTTGGCTCTGCTGATGTTTTGTCGAATCTTGGTTTGAATTTAAATTGTTCTTTAGAAAAAGTAATCAATGCCGTAAGTGAAATTGGAATAACTTTTTTGTTCGCACCTGTTTGGCATAAATCATTAATAAAACTTGCTCCATTAAGAAAGACCCTTGGAATAAGGACTATATTTAATCAGCTTGGCCCATTGGTAAATCCTTTAAGACCCAATGCGCAAGTTTTAGGTGTTGCTTCTGAGGATCTTTTAAAACCTATGGGAAGCGCGCTTTTAAATATGGGTATGAATAGAGCAATAGTAGTACATGGTTCCGGCGGCCTTGATGAAGCTTCTCTTCAAGGAGTAAATAAATTAGTGTTTGTTGAGAATGGTGAATTAAAGTTTTCAGAAATAAATATTACAGATTTCAACCATGAAAATATCGCTAACGATAAGCTAGTTGTTTCTGATCTTCAGTCTAGCGAGGAAATATTAAAGTCTGTTTTGAATGGTTCTGGACAAAAATCTCATATCGACGTTGTTGCCTTGAATGTTGCTTTAGTTCTTTGGGCAGCAGGAATTGAGGATGACTTAAATGAAGGATTTAATAAAGCTTTATTTTCGATTAATAAAGGAGATCCTTGGAAAAAGTTCTTACTCTTAAAAAATTATTTATCCGCAAATTAATTTATTTCAAATTGATGATTAATCCATATAAGAAAAACGCAAAATTAGTTTTAAGTAATGGAACTGTATTTCCTGGATTTTATTTTGGTTTTTCTGGTACAGCTATTGGTGAAGTAGTCTTTAATACAGGTATGACGGGGTATCAAGAAGTTATTACTGATCCAAGTTATTACGGACAGATATTAACATTCACATATCCAGAGATTGGAAATACTGGTATTAATTTTGAAGATTCAGAATCTAATATCAATGTTAAAGGTATAATTGTTAGAAATTTTTCATCTAATGACAGCAATTGGAGATCTAAAAAAAATTTCAACCAATGGTTAGTTGAAAAAAACATAGTTGGTCTTTATGGAATTGATACAAGAGCTCTTGTTAAAATCTTAAGATCTAATGGATCTATGAATGGGGTTATCACCTCTGAAGACAAAACTGTAGAAAGTTGTTTAAAGATAATTAGTGATACGCCGAATATGAAGGGATTAAATTTATCTAAGGTAGTTTCAACTAAGGAACAATATTTATGGAAAAGCCATACAAAAACATTTTTTGATTTAAGAAAAAGATATGATGAATCTTCTAAAAAATTAAAAATAGTAGCAATTGATTTTGGAATTAAAAATTCAATTTTAAATAGACTTGTATCTCATGGTTGTGAAGTCTTGGTGATGCCTTCTCGATCTTCTATGAAAGATGTTCTATCTAAGAAGCCTGATGGTATTTTTTTCTCAAATGGTCCAGGAGACCCTTCTTCTGTTTCTGAAGGAATAGATTTAGCAAAATCACTTATTGAATATGGTGAAATACCTATGTTTGGTATTTGCCTTGGTCATCAAATATTTGGCTTAGCATTAGGAGGTTCAACTTATAAATTGCCTTTTGGACATCGTGGATTAAATCACCCTTGTGGCGAAAATAATAAAATTGAGATAACTAGTCAGAATCATGGCTTTGCTATCGATCCTAATTCTATCTCAAAGGATATAGTAAAAATAACCCACTACAACCTTAACGATAATACTGTGGCTGGACTGGAAGTTTATAATAAGCCAATATTTAGTGTGCAATATCATCCAGAAGCTGGACCTGGCCCACATGATTCAGATTATTTATTTAAAAAATTTGTTTCTCTAATGTTAGAAAGATGTTGACATATTGTTTTCTTTTGATTTGATAATTACATTTGATATATTAATTTATTGGAGGTACTAGATCATAGAAGATTTCCAGAAGCTAACGGTTTCTTTAAGAGGAAACCTTGAAGTTAAAAAAAACATTATTGTTTTTACTTTTAAAGGACAACTTGATGCTTTCTCTGAAAAACAATTTAAGACTTTTGTTGCTGATAACTTAAAAAATGAGCTTCCATTTGTTATTGATCTTACAAAAATAGATTTTTTAGACTCATCGGGACTTGGAGCTCTTGTTCAAACAAGTAAAGAATGCAAAAAGTCGAAACTTGGTTTTTCTGTCGTTGGCAATTCGAGAGTAGCTCAAACAATTAAACTTGTTCGTTTAGGTGATTTTCTTAACTTGAAGTCAAGCCTTGAAGATGCATTAAATTATTTGAAAAATTGAATTATTGGATTCAAAACTTGGTTCCATATGGATCACCAGAGGATATAGGTGTTATTCAACTTGCTTGGCTTGGAGATTCTGTATGGGAGCTTCACCAAAGACTAAAACATGTTCATTTCCCTTTAAAATCTAAAGATCTCCATTTATCTGTAGTAAACGAGGTAAAAGCAAAATCTCAATCAAAATCATTAAGTCAAATTGAACATTTATTAAATTCAAACGAAATAGATCTAATTAGGCGTGCTAGAAATAAAACAAAGAGATATCCAAAATCTTCAGACCCCACCATATACTCTAGAGCAACTGGTTTTGAAACTCTTATTGGCTGGCTATTTTTAAAAGATCCTCAAAGATTATCAACACTTTTTGAATATTTAGAATTAAAAATGAATTGAATCTATGAAAAACTCCTCAAATAAATTCCGTGGAAAAAATAATAAAGAGTACACAAGAAATTCAGATTTTGGTAATTACTCAAAGAATACAAATCGTTCAAAAAAAAATGATAGATTTTTGAACAATTCCCCTAATAATACGAAAGTTGAAAATTTAAAAAAAAATAATGAAAATAATACTTTTTCGTCTTTTAAAAGAAGAAATTTAAGATTTAAATCTAATTCAGAATTTCCTAATAAAAGTTCTGATATGCATCAAAAGTTTAATAATGATAAAAATTTTGATGATTGGATTTGGGGTAAACATTCGGTTTATGAGGCTCTTAGTGGTGATAGAGCAATTAATAGGATTTGGTGTACTTCGGAAATTTTTTCTTCAGACAAATTCTATATTTTGCTTAAGGATCTTAAATCAAAAGGAGTTCTTATTGAAGAAGTTTCTTGGAACAGGCTTTCGCAAATGACATATGGAGCTTCACATCAAGGTATTGCATTGCAGTTAGCGTGCTCTAAAACAATATCCTTAGAGCAATTAATAGATTTTTCTAAACACAATTGTCAAAAGCCTATATTAGTCGCATTAGACGGTATAACTGATCCTCATAATGTTGGTGCGATTATTAGATCAGCAGAAGCATTTGATTGCAAGGGTGTAATTATTCCTCAGAGAAGGTCTGCAGGATTGACTGGAACAGTCGCCAAGGTAGCTGCAGGAGCCTTAGAACACCTTCACATTAGTAGAGTTGTCAACTTAAATAGAGCTCTTGAGGAACTTAAGAAAAATGGTTTTATTGTTGTTGGCTTATCTGGAGATGGTCAATTATCTATCTCAAATTTTCAAGAAAAAGGACCTTTGGTAGTTGTAGTTGGCTCTGAAGACAAAGGTATTTCTTTACTTACTCAGAAAAAATGCGATTTTATATTAAGTATTTCTCTTAAAGGTAAGACTTCAAGTTTAAATGCCTCTGTGGCGGCCGCAATATCATTATTTCACTTGACAGGTAAATAATTTTTATTATTAGAAATCACTTTTTTAAAGATCACTAAAATGTTGTTGTTTCAATACATTAATATGATTAATAAAAATTTATTGAATTTTCACTACAAAATTGTATAGAATTTAACAAGAATTGATGGTCAAACAGGCCAAAAAAATTGATTAGAAATTTTGGAAACAAACTTGGTTTAGCCTGGTGGGCTAAAATTGAGACAGATGAACCTAGTAATACCTACTGGTTCGGCCCATTTATTACTAAACGTAGTTTAAAAGAAAATATGTCTTCTTTTATTAAAGATCTTTCTGATGAAGGGTCCAAAAATATTAAACACAGTCTAGTACGTTGCAAAAAAGAAGAACCTTTAACTGTTTGATAACATTGATTTTATGATTTTAAGAAATGAATAAGATATGAATTTTAATTCTTTAAGAAATGAAATTACCAGTAATAACGTTTCTGTTAAGGAATTTGTTAGTGATATCTTTGCAAAAATCGATCAAAAAGATCCTGAAATTAATTCATATATTTGTATTACAAAAGATAATGCTATTGAGCAAGCAGAGAATATTGATAAATTAATTCAAAATAAAGAAAAACTGCCTCCTCTCGCGGGGATCCCAATAGCAATAAAGGATAATATTTGCACCAAAGGAGTTGCAACAACTTGTGCAAGTAAAATGCTCAAAAGCTTTGTTGCGCCTTATGAATCCACCGCTTCGAGCAAATTATGGTCTTCAGGGGGAATTTGTTTAGGAAAAACAAATTTAGATGAATTTGCAATGGGGAGTTCAACCGAAACTTCTGTATTTGGTGTTACTTCAAATCCTTGGGATACTAATAGAGTTCCCGGAGGAAGTTCTGGAGGTAGTGCAGCCTCTGTAGCTGCTGGATTATGTGCAGCCGCTATAGGTTCTGATACTGGAGGATCAATAAGACAACCAGCTTCTTTTTGTGGCGTCGTAGGTCTTAAACCTACTTATGGCAGAGTTAGTAGATGGGGGCTTGTAGCATTTGCTAGCTCTCTTGATCAAATTGGCCCAATTACAAATACTGTCTCAGATGCTGCTGAAATTCTTTATTCAATATCTGGTAAAGATCCCTTAGATTCAACATGTCTTGATAAGCCAGTCCCAAATTATTTGACTGACTTAAATAAATCTATAAAGGGTTTAAAAATTGGAATCATTAAAGAATGTTTTAATCACCCAGGACTTAATCCAGAAGTTAAGGAATCTGTTATTTCTGGAGTTGATAGATTCCAAGCTTTAGGGGCTGAAATTAGTGAAGTTGAATGTCCTAGATTTAATGATGGAATTGCGACATATTATGTTATTGCACCATCTGAAGCCTCCGCAAATTTAGCTAGATATGATGGAGTTAAATATGGCTACAGATCGAATGAAGGTACAAATCTTATAGATATGACTTCAAAAAGTAGAGCTGAAGGTTTTGGAGATGAGGTACAAAGAAGAATTTTGATAGGTACTTATGCATTGTCAGCTGGATACAGTGATGCGTATTACAAGAAGGCACAAAAAGTTAGGACACTTATAAGAAAAGATTTTGATAATGCTTTTAAGAAAGTAGATGTTTTATTAACTCCAACTTGCCCAACCACAGCTTTTTTGAAGGGAGATTTTGTAAATGATCCACTCTCAATGTATTTGTCTGACTTATTAACTGTTCCTGCTAATTTAGCAGGCCTCCCAGCAATTAGTATTCCTTGTGGTTTTGATACTAGAGGATTACCTATTGGAATGCAATTAATAGGCAATGTATTAGAAGAAGATAGAATATTGAATGCCGCAAATATCTTTGAAATTGATGCTCAGGTAATTAAGAACAGACCTTTATTTTAAATTTGTATTAATAATTAATTTGTAATCACAAAGTATAGATCTTTTAGAAATTTTCTCTATCTTATATATATAAATTATTCGAATATGGCTTTCGTTCCTCTTCATAATCATAGTGACTACAGCTTGCTTGATGGTGCCAGTCAAATTTCAAAAATTGTAGATAGAGCTTGTGATCTTGGAATGGAATCGATAGCTCTTACTGATCATGGAGTTATGTATGGTGTTCTTGATTTGGTCAAGAAGTGTAAAGAGAAAGGTATAAAACCAATTATTGGTAATGAAATGTATGTGATTAATGGTTCTATTGATGATCCTCAACCAAAAAAAGAAAAAAGATATCATTTGGTGGTGTTAGCAAAAAATTATAATGGATATAAGAATTTAGTGAAGTTAACAACAATTAGTCACCTAAATGGGATGAGAGGTCGAGGCATTTTTTCTAGACCATGTATTGATAAATCTCTTTTAAGCAAATATAGTGATGGTTTGATAGTTTCTACAGCTTGTCTTGGTGGAGAGATACCTCAGGCTATCTTAAAAGGTAGATTAGACGTAGCAGAGGATATAGCACTTTGGTATAAAAAATTATTTGCAGATGACTTCTATTTAGAAATACAAGATCACGGTTCTATTGAGGATAGAATTGTTAACGTTGAATTAATAAAAATTGGGAAGAAGCATCAAATAAAGGTAATCGCAACCAACGATGCCCACTATTTATCAAGCATGGATGTTGAAGCACATGATGCTTTGCTTTGTGTATTAACAGGAAAACTAATAAGTGATGAAAAAAGATTGAGATATACCGGTACAGAATATATTAAAAGTGAAAGTGAAATGCTTGAACTTTTTAAAGATCATATTGATGATGAATCAATTATTGAGGCAGTTAACAATACAGTAGAAATTTCTCAGAAAGTTGAAGAATTTGATTTGTTTGGTAATTATAGAATGCCAAAATTCCCTCTTAACGAAGATACAGATTCATTTTCTTTCCTTACACAATTATCTAATAAAGGCCTTTTAAATAGACTTAAAAAAAATGATCTTACAGAAGTTGATGAGAACTATAAAAAAAGACTATCTTCCGAATTAAAAATTATTAAAGATATGGGCTTCCCAGATTATTTTTTGGTTGTTTGGGACTACATCAAATTTGCTAGAGATAATTCTATCCCTGTAGGACCAGGTAGAGGATCTGCAGCAGGCTCATTAGTAGCCTATGCTCTTCAAATTACAAATATAGATCCTGTTGAGCATGGATTGTTGTTTGAAAGATTTTTAAATCCAGCAAGAAAGTCAATGCCAGATATTGACACCGACTTTTGTATTGATAGGAGAAATGAAGTTATTGATTATGTTACTAATCGTTATGGAGAGGAGAAAGTTGCGCAAATAATTACTTTCAATAAGATGACCTCTAAGGCAGTTTTAAAAGATGTTGCAAGAGTTTTAGATATACCTTATGGAGAAGCGGACAAATTGGCTAAGTTAATACCGGTTGTAAGAGGAAAACCTTATAAATTAAATGAAATGATTGACAAGAATTCACCTAGCCAAGAGTTTAGAGAAAAATATATTAATGATAATAGGGTGAAAAAATGGGTTGATTTGGCTTTGAGAATTGAAGGAACTAATAAAACATATGGAGTTCATGCTGCTGGAGTTGTTATCGCATCAGATCCTCTTGACGAACTTGTACCTCTTCAAAGAAATAATGAAGGGCAAATAATAACCCAATATTCTATGGACGATATCGAATCACTTGGATTATTGAAAATGGATTTCTTGGGTCTTAAGAATCTGACAATGATTGAAAAGACAGTTTCTCTTATTAATCAATCTACTGGAAGGAAAATAAACATTGATGAGTTACCACAAAATGATGGTAAAACCTTTGAGCTTATCGGGAGAGGAGATCTTGAAGGTATTTTTCAACTTGAATCCTCCGGAATGAAACAGGTCGTTAAGGATTTCAAACCTAACTCTCTAGAGGATATTTCGTCCATACTTGCTCTTTATAGACCTGGTCCTCTTGATGCAGGCCTAATACCTAAATTTATAAATCGAAAAAATGGGAATGAAAAGATTGATTTCCCTCATCCTTTTATTAAGTCAATTCTCACTGAAACTTATGGAATTATGGTTTATCAAGAACAAATCATGAAAATTGCTCAAGACCTAGCCGGTTATTCTCTTGGTGATGCTGATTTACTTCGAAGAGCGATGGGGAAAAAGAAAGTTTCTGAAATGGTAAAGCATAGGAATATTTTTGTAGATGGCTCTATGAAGAAAGGTGTAAATGAAAAATTAGCAAATGATCTTTTTGATCAAATGGTTTTATTTGCAGAATATTGTTTTAACAAAAGCCATTCAACTGCTTATGGTGCTGTAACTTATCAAACTGCATTTTTGAAAGCTCATTTTCCTGTTGCATATATGGCAGCCCTTTTAAGCGTTAATTCTGGCTCTAGCGACA
This window contains:
- a CDS encoding DUF1816 domain-containing protein, which encodes MIRNFGNKLGLAWWAKIETDEPSNTYWFGPFITKRSLKENMSSFIKDLSDEGSKNIKHSLVRCKKEEPLTV
- a CDS encoding ribonuclease III domain-containing protein — protein: MNYWIQNLVPYGSPEDIGVIQLAWLGDSVWELHQRLKHVHFPLKSKDLHLSVVNEVKAKSQSKSLSQIEHLLNSNEIDLIRRARNKTKRYPKSSDPTIYSRATGFETLIGWLFLKDPQRLSTLFEYLELKMN
- a CDS encoding STAS domain-containing protein, whose translation is MEDFQKLTVSLRGNLEVKKNIIVFTFKGQLDAFSEKQFKTFVADNLKNELPFVIDLTKIDFLDSSGLGALVQTSKECKKSKLGFSVVGNSRVAQTIKLVRLGDFLNLKSSLEDALNYLKN
- the carA gene encoding glutamine-hydrolyzing carbamoyl-phosphate synthase small subunit, which produces MINPYKKNAKLVLSNGTVFPGFYFGFSGTAIGEVVFNTGMTGYQEVITDPSYYGQILTFTYPEIGNTGINFEDSESNINVKGIIVRNFSSNDSNWRSKKNFNQWLVEKNIVGLYGIDTRALVKILRSNGSMNGVITSEDKTVESCLKIISDTPNMKGLNLSKVVSTKEQYLWKSHTKTFFDLRKRYDESSKKLKIVAIDFGIKNSILNRLVSHGCEVLVMPSRSSMKDVLSKKPDGIFFSNGPGDPSSVSEGIDLAKSLIEYGEIPMFGICLGHQIFGLALGGSTYKLPFGHRGLNHPCGENNKIEITSQNHGFAIDPNSISKDIVKITHYNLNDNTVAGLEVYNKPIFSVQYHPEAGPGPHDSDYLFKKFVSLMLERC
- a CDS encoding DNA polymerase III subunit alpha produces the protein MAFVPLHNHSDYSLLDGASQISKIVDRACDLGMESIALTDHGVMYGVLDLVKKCKEKGIKPIIGNEMYVINGSIDDPQPKKEKRYHLVVLAKNYNGYKNLVKLTTISHLNGMRGRGIFSRPCIDKSLLSKYSDGLIVSTACLGGEIPQAILKGRLDVAEDIALWYKKLFADDFYLEIQDHGSIEDRIVNVELIKIGKKHQIKVIATNDAHYLSSMDVEAHDALLCVLTGKLISDEKRLRYTGTEYIKSESEMLELFKDHIDDESIIEAVNNTVEISQKVEEFDLFGNYRMPKFPLNEDTDSFSFLTQLSNKGLLNRLKKNDLTEVDENYKKRLSSELKIIKDMGFPDYFLVVWDYIKFARDNSIPVGPGRGSAAGSLVAYALQITNIDPVEHGLLFERFLNPARKSMPDIDTDFCIDRRNEVIDYVTNRYGEEKVAQIITFNKMTSKAVLKDVARVLDIPYGEADKLAKLIPVVRGKPYKLNEMIDKNSPSQEFREKYINDNRVKKWVDLALRIEGTNKTYGVHAAGVVIASDPLDELVPLQRNNEGQIITQYSMDDIESLGLLKMDFLGLKNLTMIEKTVSLINQSTGRKINIDELPQNDGKTFELIGRGDLEGIFQLESSGMKQVVKDFKPNSLEDISSILALYRPGPLDAGLIPKFINRKNGNEKIDFPHPFIKSILTETYGIMVYQEQIMKIAQDLAGYSLGDADLLRRAMGKKKVSEMVKHRNIFVDGSMKKGVNEKLANDLFDQMVLFAEYCFNKSHSTAYGAVTYQTAFLKAHFPVAYMAALLSVNSGSSDKMQRYISNCYSMGIEVISPSINFSGVDFTIKNNQILFGLSAIKNLGDSAIRNIIENRNSFGTFKSLSDLCDRLPSNILNKRSLESLIHCGALDEFSNDNNRAQLLSDLDHVIEWASSRNRDRLSGQGNLFDSKEEFSNVAFSDSQLAKVDDYSLIEKLKLEKQLLGFYLSDHPLKHLTKPAKLVSPISISQLEETKDRTKVSLVGMIPDLKQITTRKGDRMAIVQLEDLSGSCEAIVFPKTYVRLSEYLLTDTRLLVWGTIDKKSDKTQLIIDDCREIDNLKLLIINLESSQASDVRVQNTLRDCLIKFKPDKGRCGIKIPVLAAVRNKNSVTYVKFGDQFCIGDIQGACKFLEDKSFQVKLKSLVS
- the trpD gene encoding anthranilate phosphoribosyltransferase, whose protein sequence is MYSNLSNAEILNNLLEGRNLDDLTSRSLMQRWLNGEISDVETGAFLSALRAKCSTGVELSSMAEELLNVCKLPIARPNLYLVDTCGTGGDGANTFNISTAVAFVAASCGVKIAKHGNKSASGKVGSADVLSNLGLNLNCSLEKVINAVSEIGITFLFAPVWHKSLIKLAPLRKTLGIRTIFNQLGPLVNPLRPNAQVLGVASEDLLKPMGSALLNMGMNRAIVVHGSGGLDEASLQGVNKLVFVENGELKFSEINITDFNHENIANDKLVVSDLQSSEEILKSVLNGSGQKSHIDVVALNVALVLWAAGIEDDLNEGFNKALFSINKGDPWKKFLLLKNYLSAN
- the gatA gene encoding Asp-tRNA(Asn)/Glu-tRNA(Gln) amidotransferase subunit GatA is translated as MNFNSLRNEITSNNVSVKEFVSDIFAKIDQKDPEINSYICITKDNAIEQAENIDKLIQNKEKLPPLAGIPIAIKDNICTKGVATTCASKMLKSFVAPYESTASSKLWSSGGICLGKTNLDEFAMGSSTETSVFGVTSNPWDTNRVPGGSSGGSAASVAAGLCAAAIGSDTGGSIRQPASFCGVVGLKPTYGRVSRWGLVAFASSLDQIGPITNTVSDAAEILYSISGKDPLDSTCLDKPVPNYLTDLNKSIKGLKIGIIKECFNHPGLNPEVKESVISGVDRFQALGAEISEVECPRFNDGIATYYVIAPSEASANLARYDGVKYGYRSNEGTNLIDMTSKSRAEGFGDEVQRRILIGTYALSAGYSDAYYKKAQKVRTLIRKDFDNAFKKVDVLLTPTCPTTAFLKGDFVNDPLSMYLSDLLTVPANLAGLPAISIPCGFDTRGLPIGMQLIGNVLEEDRILNAANIFEIDAQVIKNRPLF
- a CDS encoding DUF3288 family protein encodes the protein MGNEQTHPLHETDKNIIDSLITKKTPEDLDYINLARLINRYTNFPGEIEIKNDIEKILKFWKITKNELFSKTKNIWSKSFRPSNTNKDLVGSGFDTSN
- the rlmB gene encoding 23S rRNA (guanosine(2251)-2'-O)-methyltransferase RlmB encodes the protein MKNSSNKFRGKNNKEYTRNSDFGNYSKNTNRSKKNDRFLNNSPNNTKVENLKKNNENNTFSSFKRRNLRFKSNSEFPNKSSDMHQKFNNDKNFDDWIWGKHSVYEALSGDRAINRIWCTSEIFSSDKFYILLKDLKSKGVLIEEVSWNRLSQMTYGASHQGIALQLACSKTISLEQLIDFSKHNCQKPILVALDGITDPHNVGAIIRSAEAFDCKGVIIPQRRSAGLTGTVAKVAAGALEHLHISRVVNLNRALEELKKNGFIVVGLSGDGQLSISNFQEKGPLVVVVGSEDKGISLLTQKKCDFILSISLKGKTSSLNASVAAAISLFHLTGK